The Pseudomonas sp. TH06 genome has a window encoding:
- a CDS encoding Atu1372/SO_1960 family protein: MNTLDTPELRLQARGLTLPSPAPALGNYVPWSIVGNTLMTSGQFPWIDGQLQYRGRLGRDLDLEQGYAACRLAALNAIAQLKDAVGELSRIRQIYRLEGVLNVAEDFYDHPKALDGASDLLVDIFAERARHTRMIWSNPVMPMDGFCLVYLFAEIDTQ; encoded by the coding sequence ATGAACACTCTCGACACACCCGAATTGCGTCTGCAAGCCCGCGGCCTGACCTTGCCAAGTCCGGCGCCGGCATTGGGAAATTATGTGCCCTGGAGCATTGTCGGCAATACGCTGATGACCTCCGGCCAGTTTCCCTGGATCGATGGCCAGTTGCAGTACCGCGGGCGTCTGGGCCGCGATCTGGATCTGGAACAGGGTTACGCGGCCTGTCGCCTGGCGGCGTTGAATGCCATTGCCCAACTCAAGGATGCCGTCGGTGAGTTGAGCCGCATTCGCCAGATTTACCGACTCGAAGGCGTGCTCAATGTCGCGGAGGATTTTTACGATCATCCCAAGGCACTGGATGGCGCTTCCGATCTGCTGGTCGATATTTTTGCCGAGCGCGCCCGGCATACACGAATGATCTGGTCCAACCCTGTCATGCCCATGGACGGCTTCTGCCTGGTCTACCTGTTTGCCGAAATAGACACGCAGTAA
- a CDS encoding DUF6555 family protein, translated as MNNAKLYVIEYTLHGTPKSFIIRSDKMDNAEAWHWASCDAGVGRIPRFGREKVQKTSKPMAEKFGVENVVWRPTS; from the coding sequence ATGAACAACGCAAAACTCTACGTCATTGAATACACCCTTCACGGCACGCCCAAGTCGTTCATTATCCGCTCGGACAAAATGGACAACGCCGAGGCGTGGCATTGGGCAAGCTGCGACGCGGGGGTCGGTCGAATCCCGCGCTTCGGCCGCGAAAAAGTGCAGAAGACCAGCAAACCGATGGCGGAAAAATTCGGCGTCGAAAATGTTGTCTGGCGACCGACGAGCTAA
- a CDS encoding VOC family protein produces the protein MGVLKLDHFTIRTERWAETAEFFEQVIGLTPGPRPGFLFPGCWMYAGGHPLLHIASVTGDQKDLQVYLGDKQGGYGSGSLDHVSMRCEGLEQVQTRLQSMGIVFRERVIPQIGEHQLFLEDPNGITIEMIFDYAPGSRIVGQAMPNLAIGTSEDER, from the coding sequence ATGGGCGTCCTCAAGCTCGACCATTTCACCATTCGCACCGAACGCTGGGCAGAAACTGCCGAGTTCTTCGAACAAGTCATCGGCCTGACACCCGGTCCACGCCCGGGGTTTCTTTTTCCCGGCTGCTGGATGTATGCCGGCGGCCATCCGCTGCTGCACATTGCCAGCGTCACCGGCGACCAGAAAGACCTTCAGGTGTACCTCGGCGACAAGCAGGGCGGCTACGGTTCGGGGTCGCTCGACCACGTTTCGATGCGTTGCGAAGGGCTGGAACAGGTGCAGACGCGTTTGCAATCCATGGGGATCGTCTTTCGCGAGCGAGTCATTCCGCAGATTGGCGAGCACCAACTGTTCCTCGAGGATCCTAACGGCATCACCATCGAGATGATTTTCGATTATGCGCCGGGTAGCCGGATCGTTGGTCAAGCCATGCCGAACCTGGCGATCGGCACGTCTGAGGACGAACGCTGA
- a CDS encoding nucleoside-specific channel-forming protein Tsx → MHPAASLRAPFARTFAVSLLLAGVTGLLSHSALAQPALPEESAQGEALSPEASPPKKGAYLSDWYNQDLMLIGSKDISFGPQPADDIYLEYEYFGRKGPFELYGYIDIPKIFNIGNSHDKGVWDHGSPVFMEHEPRISIDYLAGRSLAIGPFKEWYVAFDWIYDHGSRKENRANTLYSGFGTDIDTHSRVNLSANLYGRYQWENYGASNEYSWDGYRAQLKYIVPIDKFSNGASLTYIGFTNFDFGSDIHKDNPARTANATVATNVLLYSFTHLRFTLVGRYFHNGGNWEDGSELNFGDGNFRARSNGRGYYAGVGYQF, encoded by the coding sequence ATGCACCCCGCTGCCTCACTTCGCGCCCCATTTGCGCGCACGTTTGCTGTTTCCCTGCTACTGGCCGGCGTTACCGGACTTCTCAGCCACAGCGCCCTCGCCCAACCTGCACTGCCGGAAGAGTCCGCTCAGGGCGAAGCCCTCAGCCCCGAAGCCAGCCCACCGAAAAAAGGCGCCTACCTGTCGGACTGGTACAACCAGGACCTGATGTTGATCGGCAGCAAAGACATCAGCTTCGGCCCGCAGCCGGCCGACGATATCTACCTGGAATACGAATACTTCGGCCGCAAGGGTCCGTTCGAACTGTACGGCTACATCGACATCCCGAAGATCTTCAACATCGGCAACAGCCACGACAAAGGCGTGTGGGATCACGGCTCGCCAGTGTTCATGGAACACGAACCGCGCATCTCCATCGACTACCTCGCTGGCCGTAGCCTGGCCATCGGCCCGTTCAAGGAATGGTACGTCGCGTTCGACTGGATCTACGACCACGGCAGCCGCAAAGAGAACCGCGCCAACACCCTCTACAGCGGCTTCGGCACTGACATCGACACCCATTCGCGGGTCAACTTGTCGGCCAACCTGTATGGGCGTTATCAGTGGGAAAACTACGGCGCGAGCAATGAATATTCGTGGGACGGCTACCGCGCTCAGCTCAAATACATCGTGCCGATCGACAAATTCAGCAACGGCGCGTCGCTGACCTACATCGGTTTCACCAACTTCGATTTCGGCTCGGACATCCACAAGGACAACCCGGCGCGCACCGCCAACGCGACCGTGGCGACCAACGTGTTGCTGTACTCGTTCACCCACTTGCGCTTCACCCTGGTCGGGCGTTATTTCCACAACGGCGGCAACTGGGAGGACGGCAGCGAGCTGAACTTCGGCGACGGTAATTTCCGCGCGCGCTCCAATGGCAGGGGTTACTACGCCGGCGTCGGTTATCAGTTCTGA
- a CDS encoding purine nucleoside permease codes for MQAMTRLTLAGAALLSSSVWASEAPIQPKVVLITMFAPEAQHWIDRLELKQEIRVPGLSAEYPSIRCNARQVCLLTTGMGQTNAAASTLALALSPKFDLRKSYFLIAGIAGISPKHGTIGTAAWAHYLVEFGTQWEIDSRDVPSTWPTGYLGINTQGPNEKPPLDYKTEVFELNPKLQAKAFALSHKVELSESKESAAWRLKYPSAPANQPPVVTRCDTLAGNTWFSGTRLSERAEVWTKLLTDNKGEYCTTQQEDNSTYEALLRASREGLVDVQRLAVVRAGSDFDRPEPGGSEVNNLLKYADQGGFVPALENLYRAGNPLVQDILKNWSAWENGVPQS; via the coding sequence ATGCAAGCAATGACGCGTCTCACCCTGGCCGGTGCAGCCCTGCTCTCTTCCAGCGTTTGGGCGAGCGAAGCACCGATTCAACCAAAAGTCGTGCTGATCACCATGTTCGCTCCCGAGGCGCAGCACTGGATTGATCGCCTCGAATTGAAGCAGGAAATCCGCGTGCCGGGCCTTTCTGCCGAATACCCGAGCATCCGTTGCAACGCCCGGCAGGTGTGCCTGCTGACCACCGGCATGGGCCAGACCAATGCTGCCGCCTCGACCCTGGCGCTGGCCCTGTCGCCGAAATTCGACTTGCGCAAAAGCTATTTCCTGATCGCCGGGATTGCCGGGATCAGCCCCAAACACGGCACCATCGGCACCGCCGCATGGGCGCATTACCTGGTGGAATTCGGTACGCAGTGGGAGATCGATTCACGCGATGTGCCGTCGACTTGGCCGACCGGTTACCTGGGCATCAACACCCAAGGCCCGAACGAAAAACCACCGCTGGACTACAAGACCGAAGTCTTCGAACTCAACCCGAAACTGCAAGCCAAAGCCTTCGCCCTCAGCCACAAAGTCGAACTGAGCGAGAGCAAGGAATCGGCCGCATGGCGCCTTAAATATCCCTCCGCACCGGCTAATCAGCCGCCCGTCGTCACCCGTTGCGACACGCTGGCGGGCAACACCTGGTTCTCGGGCACGCGTCTGAGCGAACGGGCCGAGGTCTGGACCAAACTGTTGACCGACAACAAAGGCGAATACTGCACAACGCAACAGGAAGACAACTCGACCTATGAAGCGCTGCTGCGCGCCAGCCGCGAAGGTCTGGTGGATGTGCAACGTCTGGCCGTGGTGCGCGCCGGTTCCGATTTCGACCGTCCTGAACCGGGCGGAAGTGAGGTGAACAACCTGCTCAAATATGCCGATCAGGGTGGATTTGTGCCGGCGCTGGAAAACCTTTATCGCGCGGGTAATCCACTGGTGCAGGACATCCTCAAGAACTGGTCAGCATGGGAAAACGGCGTTCCGCAATCCTGA
- a CDS encoding MFS transporter, producing the protein MIQANKLFFASCLSLLVTSMIFSIRADVLQSISADYLLSNAMIGLTISSVFWGFTLGIIGCALIVDFVGMKCLHILSGVGYLLGIALILLAPANSSGQPIDDIFAASGTTVLYLGFLLTGIAQGVVEGVTNPLVATLFKRDKRRMLTRLHAWWPMGLIAGGLIAWGLGQLGLSWQVKLAVVGVPTLGYLMLVVPLQYPSTERVSASVSSRDMFAQIKRPLFIVLMLLMWVTAATELAPDQWFAKIMVDLLPQLGSNSILLLVYTAGLMFILRQYASGWIFARYSPFAVLTFSAVLTAAGLLGLGLSGRSGLSAGWGGAAALFCVTAFGVGKTFFWPTMLAITSELLPKGGALLINLMGGAGMLSVMVAVPTIGTLMDHYDTASALLVVALLPGLLVFAFAGLWLVFSRRGGYRPHLLETPH; encoded by the coding sequence ATGATTCAGGCCAATAAGCTGTTTTTCGCCAGTTGCCTGTCGCTGCTGGTCACTTCAATGATTTTCTCCATCCGCGCAGATGTGCTGCAGTCCATCAGCGCCGACTACCTGCTGTCCAACGCGATGATCGGATTGACGATTTCATCGGTATTCTGGGGTTTCACCCTGGGTATTATTGGCTGCGCACTGATCGTCGATTTCGTGGGCATGAAGTGTCTGCATATTTTGTCGGGCGTGGGCTACTTGCTTGGGATCGCCTTGATTCTTTTGGCGCCGGCCAACAGCAGCGGTCAGCCGATCGACGATATTTTTGCAGCCAGCGGAACCACGGTGCTTTACCTCGGTTTTCTACTCACGGGGATCGCCCAAGGCGTCGTTGAAGGTGTGACCAACCCGCTGGTGGCCACGCTGTTCAAGCGTGACAAGCGACGCATGCTGACAAGGCTGCACGCCTGGTGGCCGATGGGTCTGATTGCTGGCGGTCTGATCGCCTGGGGGCTGGGGCAGCTTGGCCTGTCCTGGCAGGTCAAACTGGCGGTCGTCGGCGTGCCGACCCTCGGTTACCTGATGCTGGTCGTACCCTTGCAGTACCCGAGTACCGAACGGGTAAGTGCAAGCGTATCCAGCCGCGATATGTTCGCCCAGATCAAACGCCCGTTGTTCATCGTGCTGATGCTGCTGATGTGGGTGACGGCGGCCACCGAGTTGGCGCCGGATCAATGGTTCGCCAAGATCATGGTCGACCTCCTCCCGCAATTGGGCAGCAACAGCATCCTGTTACTGGTCTACACCGCAGGCCTGATGTTCATTCTTCGGCAATACGCTTCGGGCTGGATCTTCGCGCGGTATTCGCCGTTTGCCGTGCTGACCTTCAGTGCGGTACTGACGGCGGCAGGTCTACTGGGTCTGGGTTTGTCGGGGCGCAGCGGACTATCGGCCGGCTGGGGTGGCGCTGCCGCACTGTTCTGCGTAACCGCATTCGGGGTGGGTAAAACCTTTTTCTGGCCGACGATGCTAGCGATTACCAGCGAGTTGCTACCCAAGGGTGGAGCTCTGCTGATCAACCTGATGGGCGGCGCGGGCATGCTATCGGTGATGGTGGCTGTGCCGACCATCGGTACGCTGATGGACCATTACGACACGGCCAGTGCCTTGTTGGTGGTGGCGTTGCTGCCAGGTTTACTGGTCTTCGCCTTTGCCGGTTTGTGGCTGGTCTTCAGTCGGCGAGGAGGCTACCGCCCGCACTTGCTCGAAACACCGCACTGA
- a CDS encoding glycine betaine ABC transporter substrate-binding protein, whose amino-acid sequence MAGFNRRQFIHALAGTALLAPMLARGNILAESKTMVRLGVTDLSFHHATAAVVAAVLQRMGFAVERSYALHEANFEQLRVGSIDMIASAWIPSSHGLYKAQVEEQVATRELGLHYAPYALWGVPDYIPVSEVDSVDDLLKPQVKAHMHKVIQGIGPGAGITRFSLRMMDDYGLAAAGYSFRTGTQEECVGAFEKLVQTQRWGVVPLWHPQFLHFRHRIRDLKDPKGLLGSVDRAVLLARADRLDQFSAAQIQVLDNIRLNNAIVAELDYAINRDGKSADQAAILWLDKNPQILASWLAPLG is encoded by the coding sequence ATGGCCGGTTTCAATCGCAGACAGTTCATTCACGCCTTGGCCGGTACTGCGCTTCTGGCGCCGATGCTGGCTCGCGGCAATATCCTCGCGGAGAGCAAGACCATGGTACGACTCGGCGTCACTGATCTTTCCTTTCATCATGCCACTGCAGCCGTCGTGGCCGCGGTATTGCAGCGCATGGGTTTTGCTGTAGAGCGCTCCTACGCACTGCACGAGGCCAACTTCGAACAACTGCGCGTGGGGTCAATCGACATGATTGCCTCAGCCTGGATTCCTTCCAGTCACGGGTTGTACAAGGCCCAAGTCGAGGAGCAGGTCGCAACGCGGGAGCTTGGTTTGCATTACGCCCCCTATGCGCTGTGGGGGGTGCCTGACTACATCCCGGTGTCCGAGGTGGACTCGGTCGATGACTTGCTCAAGCCGCAGGTCAAAGCGCATATGCACAAGGTGATACAGGGCATTGGTCCGGGCGCCGGTATCACCCGTTTCTCCCTGCGAATGATGGACGATTACGGACTCGCTGCGGCCGGCTACAGCTTTCGCACCGGCACCCAGGAAGAGTGTGTGGGCGCTTTCGAGAAACTGGTGCAGACCCAGCGCTGGGGAGTGGTGCCACTCTGGCATCCACAGTTTCTGCATTTTCGTCATCGCATACGCGACCTCAAGGATCCCAAAGGGCTGCTGGGTAGCGTCGACCGTGCGGTACTGCTGGCACGTGCCGACCGTCTGGATCAATTCAGCGCAGCACAGATTCAGGTTCTGGACAACATCCGCCTGAACAACGCCATCGTTGCCGAGCTTGATTACGCCATCAATCGCGACGGCAAAAGCGCAGACCAGGCGGCCATTCTCTGGCTGGATAAAAACCCACAGATCCTTGCCTCGTGGCTTGCCCCACTCGGCTGA
- a CDS encoding metallothionein, with product MPVKPDNTCDCPKCNCKLGGHPIARHGKHYCCEGCAKHHEHGEECSSKGCKCAHG from the coding sequence ATGCCTGTTAAACCTGATAACACCTGTGACTGTCCTAAATGCAACTGCAAGCTCGGTGGGCATCCGATTGCGCGCCACGGCAAGCATTACTGCTGCGAGGGCTGCGCCAAGCACCACGAACATGGTGAAGAGTGCTCCAGCAAGGGTTGTAAGTGCGCCCACGGCTGA
- a CDS encoding zinc-binding alcohol dehydrogenase family protein encodes MKALQFDKTGDLSSLRYVEVPTPVSGADEVLVQIKAAGLNPSDVKNVLGRFPYTTLPRIPGRDFAGVVVEGPQALIGQEVWGTGRELGFFADGSHAQFVKLPANGVAHKPSHLSFTQAASLGVPYTTAWDALERSLVTAETRLLVIGGGAVATAALALAKVRGAQLLAAARRPEQVKDLQAQGYQTIQLDKPEDLGAQVNAVYQGGADVIFDTTGFWLPASVAALATFGRIAIIAAPVDGHVQLPALALYRKGGSVVGINSLLYGVAACAAMLEQFGRFFDEGLLPLPQGLVEAPLAEGLARYSDVNQGSGDKVILIP; translated from the coding sequence ATGAAAGCACTGCAATTCGATAAAACCGGCGACTTGTCTTCCCTGCGCTACGTCGAGGTGCCGACGCCGGTATCGGGCGCCGATGAGGTGCTGGTGCAGATCAAGGCTGCCGGCCTGAACCCCAGTGACGTGAAAAACGTCCTTGGGCGTTTCCCCTACACCACGCTGCCACGCATTCCCGGTCGTGACTTCGCCGGTGTCGTGGTCGAAGGTCCGCAGGCGTTGATCGGCCAGGAAGTCTGGGGTACCGGTCGTGAGTTGGGCTTTTTTGCCGACGGTTCCCATGCGCAATTCGTCAAACTGCCGGCCAACGGCGTGGCGCACAAACCGTCGCACCTGAGTTTCACCCAGGCCGCCAGCCTCGGTGTGCCGTACACCACGGCGTGGGATGCGCTGGAGCGCAGCCTCGTCACCGCTGAAACCCGTTTGCTGGTGATCGGCGGCGGTGCAGTCGCCACGGCAGCGTTGGCGCTGGCCAAAGTCCGTGGTGCGCAATTGCTGGCAGCGGCGCGTCGGCCGGAGCAGGTCAAGGACTTGCAGGCGCAGGGTTATCAAACGATTCAACTGGATAAACCCGAAGACCTCGGCGCGCAGGTCAACGCGGTGTATCAAGGCGGCGCCGATGTGATTTTCGACACCACTGGTTTCTGGTTGCCAGCCTCGGTGGCGGCATTGGCCACGTTCGGTCGCATTGCCATCATCGCCGCGCCGGTGGATGGTCATGTGCAGTTGCCCGCACTGGCGTTGTACCGCAAGGGTGGCTCGGTGGTCGGAATCAACTCGCTGCTGTATGGCGTTGCAGCCTGTGCGGCGATGCTTGAGCAGTTCGGCCGGTTCTTCGATGAAGGCTTGTTGCCGTTGCCGCAAGGGTTGGTCGAGGCGCCGTTGGCTGAGGGCCTGGCGCGCTACTCCGACGTCAACCAGGGCAGCGGCGACAAAGTCATCCTCATTCCCTGA
- a CDS encoding DUF1427 family protein — MNYLISLAIGLGVGLLYGALDFRSPAPPAIALVGLLGMLAGEQLWPMGRQLVAGWLS, encoded by the coding sequence ATGAACTACTTGATTTCGCTAGCCATCGGTCTGGGCGTCGGCCTGCTCTACGGCGCGCTGGACTTTCGTTCTCCAGCCCCACCGGCGATTGCGCTGGTCGGTCTGCTCGGCATGTTGGCAGGTGAGCAGTTGTGGCCGATGGGTCGGCAACTGGTGGCGGGCTGGCTGTCCTGA
- a CDS encoding helix-turn-helix transcriptional regulator — MLAMALAAPPDLSDTDVPVQPLARTYPRGLFIEPHEHVWGQLLYAMSGVMWVETPHEALVVPPQRAVWLPPGVPHGIRVVSDLQMRNIYLRPALAATLDETVQVIEVGGLLRELIVGLVEQGDSGAPEYYEALVGLALLELKRARRSQLKIPLPDDSDRRLMNLCQAVMASPSLEIPFEQHAENAGASVRTLARLFKDSLGMGFAEWRRQVQLATAVAELIQGVAVSVIARELGYSPSSFSDMFRRELGVAPSQFMIQSV, encoded by the coding sequence ATGCTCGCCATGGCCCTCGCCGCACCTCCCGATCTGAGTGACACCGATGTGCCCGTGCAACCGCTGGCGCGCACCTATCCGCGTGGGCTGTTTATCGAGCCGCATGAGCATGTCTGGGGGCAGTTGTTGTATGCGATGAGCGGGGTGATGTGGGTCGAGACGCCGCACGAGGCCTTGGTAGTGCCACCGCAGCGGGCGGTGTGGTTGCCGCCGGGTGTGCCGCACGGGATTCGCGTGGTGTCGGATTTGCAGATGCGCAATATCTATCTGCGCCCGGCGCTGGCGGCGACGCTGGATGAGACAGTGCAGGTGATCGAGGTCGGCGGGTTGTTGCGCGAATTGATCGTCGGCCTGGTGGAGCAGGGCGACAGTGGTGCGCCGGAGTATTACGAGGCGCTGGTCGGGCTGGCGTTGCTGGAGCTGAAACGCGCAAGGCGTTCACAGTTGAAGATTCCGCTGCCGGATGATTCCGATCGGCGCTTGATGAATCTGTGTCAGGCGGTGATGGCGTCACCGTCGCTGGAAATTCCCTTCGAACAGCACGCGGAGAACGCCGGCGCCAGCGTGCGCACGCTGGCGCGGTTGTTCAAGGACAGCCTCGGCATGGGTTTCGCCGAATGGCGGCGGCAGGTACAGCTGGCGACGGCGGTGGCGGAGTTGATCCAGGGCGTGGCGGTGAGTGTGATTGCCCGTGAACTGGGTTATTCGCCGAGCAGTTTCAGTGACATGTTCCGCCGTGAGCTGGGCGTCGCCCCGTCGCAATTCATGATTCAAAGCGTTTGA